A stretch of Castanea sativa cultivar Marrone di Chiusa Pesio chromosome 2, ASM4071231v1 DNA encodes these proteins:
- the LOC142623166 gene encoding putative polygalacturonase isoform X1 — protein MKMLVALLLLLTLSNAVKINGEEAGQCDYKLTLEPRPHSVSISEFGAVGDGKTLNTIAFQNAIFYLKSFADKGGAQLYVPPGRWLTGSINLTSHLTLFLEKGAVILGSQDSSHWEVVEPLPSYGRGIELPGGRYRSLINGYMLHDVVITGDNGTIDGQGSVWWDWYSSHSLNYSRPHLVEFVASDYVVVSNLTFLNAPAYNIHPVYCSNVHVQNVSVSAPPESPHTVGIVPDSSDNVCIEDCIIKMGYDAIALKSGWDEYGISYGRPTTDVHIRRVHLQSSSGSSLAFGSEMSGGITNVLVEHIHLYNSFSGIEFRTTKGRGGYIEKIIISDVKMENIYLALAATGQCGSHPDDKYDPTALPSLDHITLQDVIGTNITIAGHFTGIQESPFTSLCLSNVSLSINSGSPTSWVCSNVFGFTESVFPEPCPDLESSYSNTSSDCFSFLHLNGQAAAL, from the exons ATGAAGATGCTA GTGGCGCTGCTCTTGCTACTGACATTGAGCAATGCTGTCAAAATTAATGGTGAAGAGGCTGGACAGTGTGATTATAAGCTGACATTGGAACCAAGACCCCATAGTGTGTCCATATCCGAGTTTGGTGCTGTGGGAGATGGTAAAACATTGAATACCATTGCCTTCCAGAATGCCATTTTTTATCTCAAGTCCTTTGCTGATAAGGGAGGTGCTCAGCTTTATGTGCCTCCGGGAAGGTGGCTTACAGGAAGCATCAACCTTACCAGCCACCTTACACTCTTCTTGGAAAAAGGTGCTGTCATTCTTGGATCTCAG GACTCATCTCATTGGGAAGTTGTTGAACCTTTACCCTCATATGGTAGAGGGATTGAACTTCCTGGAGGAAGATATCGAAGCTTGATAAATGGATATATGTTGCATGATGTGGTGATTACAG GTGATAATGGAACCATTGATGGCCAGGGTTCAGTTTGGTGGGATTGGTACAGTTCTCATTCTTTGAACTATAGCCGCCCTCATCTGGTGGAGTTTGTAGCGTCTGATTATGTAGTAGTTTCAAATCTTACTTTCTTGAACGCCCCTGCATATAACATACATCCAGTCTATTGCAG TAATGTTCATGTTCAGAATGTCTCTGTCTCTGCTCCTCCCGAATCCCCTCACACTGTGGGTATAGTCCCAG ATTCTTCTGATAATGTGTGCATAGAGGATTGCATCATTAAGATGGGATATGATGCCATTGCTCTCAAGAGTGGTTGGGATGAGTATGGAATTTCTTATGGAAGACCTACCACAGATGTACACATCAGAAGGGTCCACCTGCAGTCATCTTCAGGGTCTTCTCTTGCTTTTGGTAGTGAGATGTCGGGTGGCATTACAAATGTGCTTGTTGAGCATATCCACCTATACAATTCATTTAGTGGCATTGAGTTTAGAACTACAAAGGGAAGAGGTGGATACATTGAAAAGATCATTATATCAgatgttaaaatggaaaacatCTACTTGGCATTGGCCGCCACTGGCCAGTGTGGGTCCCATCCAGATGACAAGTATGATCCTACTGCTCTACCAAGTTTGGACCACATCACCTTGCAGGATGTGATTGGCACAAACATCACAATTGCCGGACACTTCACAGGAATACAAGAATCTCCTTTTACTTCTCTCTGTCTATCCAATGTCTCCTTATCTATTAATTCTGGATCTCCCACTTCTTGGGTATGTTCCAATGTCTTTGGCTTTACGGAGTCTGTGTTCCCAGAACCTTGCCCCGACCTTGAGAGCTCATATTCAAATACATCATCAGATTGCTTTTCCTTTCTGCATTTAAATGGACAAGCTGCAGCCTTATGA
- the LOC142623166 gene encoding putative polygalacturonase isoform X2, translating into MPFFISSPLLIREVLSFMCLREGGLQEASTLPATLHSSWKKVLSFLDLRGIELPGGRYRSLINGYMLHDVVITGDNGTIDGQGSVWWDWYSSHSLNYSRPHLVEFVASDYVVVSNLTFLNAPAYNIHPVYCSNVHVQNVSVSAPPESPHTVGIVPDSSDNVCIEDCIIKMGYDAIALKSGWDEYGISYGRPTTDVHIRRVHLQSSSGSSLAFGSEMSGGITNVLVEHIHLYNSFSGIEFRTTKGRGGYIEKIIISDVKMENIYLALAATGQCGSHPDDKYDPTALPSLDHITLQDVIGTNITIAGHFTGIQESPFTSLCLSNVSLSINSGSPTSWVCSNVFGFTESVFPEPCPDLESSYSNTSSDCFSFLHLNGQAAAL; encoded by the exons ATGCCATTTTTTATCTCAAGTCCTTTGCTGATAAGGGAGGTGCTCAGCTTTATGTGCCTCCGGGAAGGTGGCTTACAGGAAGCATCAACCTTACCAGCCACCTTACACTCTTCTTGGAAAAAGGTGCTGTCATTCTTGGATCTCAG AGGGATTGAACTTCCTGGAGGAAGATATCGAAGCTTGATAAATGGATATATGTTGCATGATGTGGTGATTACAG GTGATAATGGAACCATTGATGGCCAGGGTTCAGTTTGGTGGGATTGGTACAGTTCTCATTCTTTGAACTATAGCCGCCCTCATCTGGTGGAGTTTGTAGCGTCTGATTATGTAGTAGTTTCAAATCTTACTTTCTTGAACGCCCCTGCATATAACATACATCCAGTCTATTGCAG TAATGTTCATGTTCAGAATGTCTCTGTCTCTGCTCCTCCCGAATCCCCTCACACTGTGGGTATAGTCCCAG ATTCTTCTGATAATGTGTGCATAGAGGATTGCATCATTAAGATGGGATATGATGCCATTGCTCTCAAGAGTGGTTGGGATGAGTATGGAATTTCTTATGGAAGACCTACCACAGATGTACACATCAGAAGGGTCCACCTGCAGTCATCTTCAGGGTCTTCTCTTGCTTTTGGTAGTGAGATGTCGGGTGGCATTACAAATGTGCTTGTTGAGCATATCCACCTATACAATTCATTTAGTGGCATTGAGTTTAGAACTACAAAGGGAAGAGGTGGATACATTGAAAAGATCATTATATCAgatgttaaaatggaaaacatCTACTTGGCATTGGCCGCCACTGGCCAGTGTGGGTCCCATCCAGATGACAAGTATGATCCTACTGCTCTACCAAGTTTGGACCACATCACCTTGCAGGATGTGATTGGCACAAACATCACAATTGCCGGACACTTCACAGGAATACAAGAATCTCCTTTTACTTCTCTCTGTCTATCCAATGTCTCCTTATCTATTAATTCTGGATCTCCCACTTCTTGGGTATGTTCCAATGTCTTTGGCTTTACGGAGTCTGTGTTCCCAGAACCTTGCCCCGACCTTGAGAGCTCATATTCAAATACATCATCAGATTGCTTTTCCTTTCTGCATTTAAATGGACAAGCTGCAGCCTTATGA
- the LOC142625728 gene encoding uncharacterized protein LOC142625728: MGSTNIRDLLTSFSPSLDFFAISSGDGRIKIWDTLKGQIQTEFADITSTDEASIFTIGQKRGHLSVDYTCMKWLSLDKKRKRKLGCSLLVLGTGSGDVLALDVSAGQLKWRVSDCHPGGVSAISSSTCGSCVYTAGADGMICEIDSLSGNLLQKFRASTKAISCISVSSDGKILATAAAQLKIFGCSDHKKIQKFSGHPGAVRCMIFTEDGKYILSSAVGERYIALWRIGGGKSQSASCVLAMEHPAIFLDCRCIESGEVDDAGLYVLAISEIGVCYLWFAQNIEELRNTKPTKVSLSFEDVPSIKHKGALPTIFAAKLQGISKHMSGQVFVASGLLVKPSFQKILVHSGTDVKLNNSYDGVLLPRSQSRVKSKKGLDLQYGVTALDRANAEDALLPIPKILDSQEKKRTHKKLSIDADEVMADLGDNKSQAELRNDDMVEVDTEALCLEDRLRSLGLLSNADDLTSDFTNTSVTFKGIELEADMPQRKIKEAVLSMVSSDAYTLLQVLVAKWQSRTCSGKYVLPWIYHILVNHGHHVMSQEPASQMLNSLCKITKCRGAAIQSLLQLSGRLQLVMAQIDKASQNKIQILAHDNKIDESEDEDEDVDEILFGEEDDESELSSDENN, encoded by the exons ATGGGCTCAACAAATATCAGGGATCTGTTGACATCATTTAGTCCTTCTTTGGATTTCTTTGCTATAAGCTCTGGAGATGGTCGAATTAAGATTTGGGACACTTTGAAGGGACAGATCCAGACTGAATTTGCGGATATCACATCAACTGATGAGGCAAGTATATTTACCATAGGGCAGAAAAGAGGGCACCTCTCAGTTGATTATACATGCATGAAGTGGTTATCTTTggacaaaaagagaaaaaggaagctTGGGTGCTCATTGTTAGTCTTAGGAACAGGTAGCGGTGATGTTTTAGCACTTGATGTCTCTGCTGGTCAATTGAAATGGAGGGTTAGTGACTGCCATCCTGG GGGTGTCAGTGCCATTTCATCCTCTACATGTGGTTCATGTGTTTACACTGCGGGTGCTGATGGTATGATATGCGAAATTGATTCTCTGTCAGGAAACTTGTTGCAGAAGTTCAGAGCTTCTACGAAGGCAATATCTTGTATTTCTGTTTCGTCAG ATGGGAAGATATTAGCAACTGCAGCTGCGCAGTTGAAGATTTTTGGCTGTTCCGATCACAAAAAGATACAGAAGTTTTCTGGGCATCCT GGAGCTGTTCGATGTATGATTTTTACTGAAGATGGGAAGTACATCCTCTCTTCTGCTGTTGGCGAAAGATATATAGCACTATGGAGGATAGGTGGTGGCAAAAGCCAGTCAGCAAGCTGTGTTCTTGCAATGGAGCACCCTGCTATCTTCCTTGATTGTAGGTGCATTGAAAGTGGGGAAGTAGATGATGCAGGCCTATATGTTTTGGCTATTTCAGAAATTGGTGTTTGTTATCTCTGGTTTGCTCAGAATATTGAGGAATTACGCAATACCAAGCCCACAAAAGTCTCATTATCTTTTGAGGATGTTCCCTCCATAAAGCACAAGGGTGCATTACCTACTATATTTGCTGCAAAATTACAAGGCATTTCCAAGCATATGTCTGGGCAGGTGTTTGTTGCATCTGGGTTGTTAGTTAAGCCATCATTTCAGAAAATTTTAGTGCATTCTGGCACAGATGTGAAGTTAAATAACTCCTATGATGGGGTTCTTCTACCAAGGAGTCAATCTCGTGTCAAATCTAAGAAAGGACTGGATTTACAATATGGAG TTACTGCATTAGACCGTGCAAATGCGGAGGATGCCTTACTTCCAATTCCCAAGATTCTtgattctcaagaaaaaaagagaacgCATAAAAAATTGAGTATTGACGCTGATGAGGTAATGGCTGATTTGGGTGACAACAAGAGTCAAGCTGAGTTGAGAAATG ATGACATGGTAGAAGTTGACACTGAAGCACTTTGCCTGGAGGACCGGCTGAGATCACTGGGGCTACTGAGCAATGCAGATGATCTTACATCAGACTTTACAAATACTTCAGTAACATTCAAGGGTATTGAACTTGAAGCTGATATGCCACAAAGGAAG ATAAAGGAAGCTGTTTTATCTATGGTATCTAGCGATGCATACACACTATTGCAAGTCCTGGTGGCCAAGTGGCAATCGAG GACATGCAGTGGAAAGTATGTTCTGCCATGGATATATCATATTTTGGTGAATCATGGTCATCATGTCATGTCTCAGGAGCCTGCATCCCAGATGCTTAACTCCTTATGCAAg aTTACCAAATGCAGAGGTGCTGCAATCCAATCTTTATTGCAATTATCTGGTCGTTTGCAACTTGTGATGGCACAG ATTGACAAggcatcacaaaacaaaattcaaattttggcACATGATAACAAAATTGATGAAAGtgaagatgaggatgaagaTGTCGATGAAATTCTCTTtggagaagaagatgatgaatcTGAGTTAAGCAGTGATGAAAATAACTAG
- the LOC142625744 gene encoding uncharacterized protein LOC142625744 isoform X1: MVPELEKPRVTEIQVRMDCNGCVQKIKKALNGINGIYDLYIDFPQQKLTIIGWADPEKIVKAIKKTRKIATICSHTEPTEPPAPPTEQAPEGAGPPPDTAKPPPPDAPTSGPSEPPKEPPPPPENPQPDTAPPPPPPPPMAPESNTGQPAQNPSVLKDVGQVHVIHHHQPDYGYRYGYDHSYGGHWQKYHNGQGLPQEPPPPPVYVTHSYNTYKPSPYVTEYEYVWSPPRQLHYSRMDYSEDYHSSNNGNGNITSMFSDENPNACRIM; the protein is encoded by the exons ATGGTTCCCGAGTTAGAG AAACCTCGGGTCACAGAGATACAGGTCCGGATGGACTGTAACGGGTGTGTACAGAAGATTAAGAAAGCACTAAATGGCATTAATG GTATATATGATCTCTATATCGACTTCCCTCAACAAAAACTGACAATAATAGGGTGGGCAGATCCAGAAAAGATTGTCAAAGCAATTAAGAAGACAAGGAAAATTGCCACCATATGTTCACACACTGAACCGACAGAGCCACCTGCTCCACCAACAGAACAAGCACCTGAAGGCGCTGGTCCACCCCCTGATACAGCAAAGCCTCCCCCACCAGATGCTCCAACATCCGGACCATCAGAACCACCAAAAGAGCCACCACCGCCACCTGAAAATCCACAGCCAGACActgcaccaccaccaccaccaccaccccccATGGCTCCAGAAAGTAACACGGGCCAGCCAGCACAGAACCCTTCAGTACTAAAAGATGTAGGACAGGTTCATGTCATACACCACCATCAACCTGACTATGGCTACCGATATGGTTATGATCACAGTTATGGTGGCCATTGGCAGAAGTACCATAATGGCCAAGGATTGCCACAagaaccaccaccaccacccgtCTATGTCACACACAGCTACAACACATACAAGCCATCACCTTATGTCACTGAATATGAGTATGTCTGGTCACCACCACGACAATTACATTACAGTAGGATGGACTACAGTGAGGACTATCACAGCAGCAATAATGGCAATGGAAATATCACATCAATGTTTAGCGATGAAAATCCAAATGCTTGTAGGATAATGTAA
- the LOC142625744 gene encoding uncharacterized protein LOC142625744 isoform X2 — protein MQKPRVTEIQVRMDCNGCVQKIKKALNGINGIYDLYIDFPQQKLTIIGWADPEKIVKAIKKTRKIATICSHTEPTEPPAPPTEQAPEGAGPPPDTAKPPPPDAPTSGPSEPPKEPPPPPENPQPDTAPPPPPPPPMAPESNTGQPAQNPSVLKDVGQVHVIHHHQPDYGYRYGYDHSYGGHWQKYHNGQGLPQEPPPPPVYVTHSYNTYKPSPYVTEYEYVWSPPRQLHYSRMDYSEDYHSSNNGNGNITSMFSDENPNACRIM, from the exons ATGCAGAAACCTCGGGTCACAGAGATACAGGTCCGGATGGACTGTAACGGGTGTGTACAGAAGATTAAGAAAGCACTAAATGGCATTAATG GTATATATGATCTCTATATCGACTTCCCTCAACAAAAACTGACAATAATAGGGTGGGCAGATCCAGAAAAGATTGTCAAAGCAATTAAGAAGACAAGGAAAATTGCCACCATATGTTCACACACTGAACCGACAGAGCCACCTGCTCCACCAACAGAACAAGCACCTGAAGGCGCTGGTCCACCCCCTGATACAGCAAAGCCTCCCCCACCAGATGCTCCAACATCCGGACCATCAGAACCACCAAAAGAGCCACCACCGCCACCTGAAAATCCACAGCCAGACActgcaccaccaccaccaccaccaccccccATGGCTCCAGAAAGTAACACGGGCCAGCCAGCACAGAACCCTTCAGTACTAAAAGATGTAGGACAGGTTCATGTCATACACCACCATCAACCTGACTATGGCTACCGATATGGTTATGATCACAGTTATGGTGGCCATTGGCAGAAGTACCATAATGGCCAAGGATTGCCACAagaaccaccaccaccacccgtCTATGTCACACACAGCTACAACACATACAAGCCATCACCTTATGTCACTGAATATGAGTATGTCTGGTCACCACCACGACAATTACATTACAGTAGGATGGACTACAGTGAGGACTATCACAGCAGCAATAATGGCAATGGAAATATCACATCAATGTTTAGCGATGAAAATCCAAATGCTTGTAGGATAATGTAA